The region CCTCGATCAGGATGACTCGGATATCGGGATCGCGGTCGGCGTGGAGGATGGCTTCGGCAAGGGCCTCATACATGGAGGGAGACAGGGCGTTCATCTTCGCCTGCCGGTCGATGGCGAGATGAAGAATGTACTCCCGGCATACGCAGGCAATCTCCGGCGACGAACTGACAAAATCCACGTGTTTTTTCCTCCTCAAAAGGTTGGCCGGGCTTCTTCTTTGAAAAGCTTGGGATTAATCCCTTAGAGGCCCAGCCCCAGCATTCCTTCCTTGAGATTCTGGTCCGCCGGCTCGTCGCCCAGGTATATCGCCAGTATCCCCCGGGACAGATCCGGCGATGTCAGAGAGCCAAGGAGCTGCCCGTTGTGCAGAACCGACACTTCTCCATGCGGGCCAAGCTCCAGGTCGACTTTATCGCCCTCGGCGAAGTCACGATTAAAAAGGGAGAGAAATTTTCGCGCTTCGTTCGACCCGGATAGTTCGGGAGTATTGTTGGCAAATCCTTCGGCAAAGGCATCGAGAATCTTCTCCCTCTCGACTTTTTTGTAAACGAAGGTCATTCGGATCAGCTTCGGACCGGGATCACGCACTGCCTCCGCCAGGCTGGCCACCCGACTTCCGGTATAGAGCGATCCGACATAGATGCTGATGAAGAACTTCTTGCGGACACCGCAGCCGTTCAGTTTCAGGGTCCGGCTTCCGATCACCGCCGTCTCCGAGATGTCAATCCCGGCCATCTCCCGGGCTTGAACATTAGTCGCCAGCAGAAGCAGGACGACGAGAGTGACGAGTTTTTTCATTGTTTGCCTCCTGGATCGTTATGGCAACCCTATGGAACTGCTCAAGCAAATGGAAGAAATCTGCACGCGGATAACATCTGATCCAATCTGATGCGCCTTTATCAGATTTGATCCGCGTATA is a window of Desulfuromonas sp. TF DNA encoding:
- a CDS encoding chalcone isomerase family protein; its protein translation is MKKLVTLVVLLLLATNVQAREMAGIDISETAVIGSRTLKLNGCGVRKKFFISIYVGSLYTGSRVASLAEAVRDPGPKLIRMTFVYKKVEREKILDAFAEGFANNTPELSGSNEARKFLSLFNRDFAEGDKVDLELGPHGEVSVLHNGQLLGSLTSPDLSRGILAIYLGDEPADQNLKEGMLGLGL